One Setaria italica strain Yugu1 chromosome I, Setaria_italica_v2.0, whole genome shotgun sequence DNA window includes the following coding sequences:
- the LOC101775185 gene encoding uncharacterized protein LOC101775185, protein MRGGLKEMARLGAERAPPAWLRQLLGTRFFEPCPEHPAVTAIRSTRSVGCNYFCTNCAGGALCSGCLIRKSSSHGLVRVADIERLLNVSLVQTYLVNGEEAVFLDKREISGKGRAGTTRCEECSRGLQDLASLFCSLGCKVMR, encoded by the exons ATGCGCGGGGGCCTGAAGGAGATGGCGCGCCTGGGTGCggagcgcgcgccgccggcatGGCTGCGTCAACTTCTGGGCACGAGGTTCTTCGAGCCATGCCCCGAGCACCCGGCCGTGACCGCGATCCGTTCGACGAGGAGCGTCGGCTGCAACTATTTCTGCACCAactgcgccggcggcgccctctGCTCCGGCTGCCTC ATCCGGAAGTCTTCTTCCCATGGCTTGGTGAGGGTTGCCGACATCGAGCGCCTGCTGAACGTGTCGCTCGTGCAGACCTACCTCGTCAATGGCGAGGAGGCTGTGTTCCTGGACAAGAGGGAGATCTCGGGGAAGGGGAGAGCCGGCACGACCAGGTGCGAGGAATGCAGCCGGGGTCTCCAGGACCTAGCAAGCCTCTTCTGCTCGCTGGGATGCAAGGTGATGAGATGA
- the LOC101757068 gene encoding uncharacterized protein LOC101757068: MGLRLSCIRHGSASRQLHQPAASPPAPARVIAADGSLKELPASPSPLATVSDVLSLDGGGNTVVSFFVCNADALYFNEHPPALAPSDLLRPGQMYFVLPADLLGRPLSAADMAALAVRASAALASSGKPQRQKRRRRDGKSKKKAVRVMPVHHEDAEDVDLFNEKLNELTLGQVGVLLSPAKKGDEKLAAAGRSRLKRALSIIREDAE; this comes from the coding sequence ATGGGTCTGAGGCTTTCCTGCATCCGCCATGGCAGCGCCTCGCGGCAGCTGCACCAGCCAGCGGCCTCACCACCGGCGCCAGCCAGGGTCATCGCCGCCGATGGCTCGCTGAAGGAGCTTCCAGCGTCGCCCTCCCCGCTCGCCACCGTCTCCGACGTGCTTAGCCTCGACGGCGGAGGTAATACGGTGGTGTCGTTCTTCGTGTGCAACGCCGACGCGCTCTACTTCAACGAGCACCCGCCGGCGCTGGCCCCCAGCGACTTGCTCCGCCCGGGGCAGATGTACTTCGTGCTCCCCGCGGACTTGCTCGGCCGGCCGCTGTCCGCCGCCGACATGGCCGCGCTGGCCGTGCGCGCGAGCGCAGCGCTCGCGTCGTCCGGCAAGCCGCAGCGGCaaaaacggcggcggcgcgatggCAAGAGCAAGAAGAAGGCGGTGCGCGTCATGCCGGTGCATCACGAGGACGCCGAGGACGTTGACTTGTTCAACGAGAAGCTCAACGAGCTGACGCTAGGGCAGGTCGGTGTGTTGCTGAGCCCGGCGAAGAAGGGCGATGAGAAGCTCGCTGCGGCGGGGCGGTCGCGGTTGAAGCGCGCGCTGAGCATCATTCGAGAGGATGCCGAGTGA
- the LOC101757461 gene encoding uncharacterized protein LOC101757461, which produces MGLKLSCIHRGSSLSRQARQPASPAPTRVIAGDGSLKELPASAPARVSDVLGHNHNGGAAPAFFVCNSDALYFNEHPPALAPGDLLRPGQIYFVLPAAMLEKPLSTADMAALAVRASTALASSSGKPRRHGRRRRACGGGKKAVRVMPVREEMEDGGGEDVFFNEKLNQQTLGEFGASLSLTKRDEKLTAAAATSRLKRALSIIQEDAE; this is translated from the coding sequence ATGGGGTTGAAGCTTTCTTGCATCCACCGAGGCAGCAGCCTCTCGCGGCAGGCGCGCCagccggcctcgccggcgccgaccagGGTCATCGCCGGCGACGGCTCGCTGAAGGAGCTCCCGGCCTCAGCTCCTGCCCGCGTCTCCGACGTGCTGGGTCACAACCAcaacggcggcgcggcgccagcGTTCTTCGTGTGCAACTCCGACGCGCTCTACTTCAACGAGCACCCCCCGGCGTTGGCCCCCGGCGACCTGCTCCGGCCGGGGCAGATATACTTCGTGCTCCCGGCGGCCATGCTCGAGAAGCCGCTGTCCACGGCCGACATGGCGGCGCTGGCCGTGCGCGCCAGCACGGCGCTGGCGTCGTCGAGCGGAAAGCCTCGGCGTcacgggcggcgccgccgtgcttgTGGCGGTGGCAAGAAGGCCGTGCGAGTCATGCCGGTGCGCGAGGAGatggaggatggcggcggcgaggacgtcTTCTTCAACGAGAAGCTCAACCAGCAGACGCTTGGGGAGTTCGGGGCGTCGCTGAGCCTGACGAAGAGGGATGAGAAActcaccgcggcggcggcgacgtcgcggcTGAAGCGGGCGCTGAGCATCATTCAAGAGGATGCCGAGTGA
- the LOC101758682 gene encoding uncharacterized protein LOC101758682, with product MGSAVSCIDAPSVSGDVQQPARPPAPPSRVIAADGSLKELPGPQLPTVSDVLSSSGGASPSFFVCNSDALYFDERPPALAAAERLRPGQMYFVLPVAMLGRPLSSADMAALAARAIAALPAEEPRGRAGEKRKRKQVRVVPVLLREDGEGGVDESVFHETLNEKTLGELAAATSQARGGDKVAAAATGKTRPSALKRALSMIREDAE from the coding sequence ATGGGATCGGCGGTTTCTTGCATCGATGCTCCTAGCGTCTCCGGTGACGTGCAGCAGCCAGCAcggccacctgcgccgccgtccagggTCATCGCCGCTGACGGCTCGCTGAAGGAGCTCCCGGGCCCGCAGCTCCCCACCGTCTCCGACGTcctcagcagcagcggcggcgcgtcgccgtCCTTCTTCGTGTGCAACTCCGACGCGCTCTACTTCGACGAGCGGCCTCCCGCgcttgccgccgccgagcgGCTCCGGCCGGGGCAGATGTACTTCGTGCTCCCGGTGGCGATGCTCGGGCGCCCGCTGTCGAGCGCCGACATGGCCGCGCTGGCGGCGCGCGCCATCGCCGCGCTCCCGGCCGAGGAGCCGCGGGGGCGCGCCGgcgagaagaggaagaggaagcaggtGCGCGTCGTGCCGGTCTTGTTGCGAGAGGATGGCGAGGGCGGCGTGGACGAGAGCGTGTTCCACGAGACGCTGAACGAGAAGACGCTCGGAGAGCTCGCCGCGGCAACGAGTCAGGCGAGGGGCGGCGACAaggtcgccgcggcggccacgggaAAGACGAGGCCGTCGGCGCTGAAGAGGGCGCTGAGCATGATCCGAGAGGACGCTGAGTGA